In bacterium, the genomic window GCCTCCGTGCTCAAACGCCATGCTGACGCCGTCGACGACAATGGCCGGAGCGCTCACCCGCGCACCCCTTCCCCTCCAGATGATCGGGTACGCGATCTGTTTCTGTGTGGCCGGGGGCGTCACCTCCGCTGGCGCTCCTCCGGAAGGGGTGAGAGGATACCGGTCGGGCGGAGCAGGATCTATCACTCGATCCTGACCGCGAGGAGTGCATGGGAATGGGGCGGATCGACAAGCGATTGCGCGAACTCGGCATTGTTGTTCCGACGATGCCCAAACCTATCGCGAACTACGTTCCCGCCAAGCGCGTCGCTAACATCGTCTACACCGCTGGGCAGGTGTCCGCCGCAAAGGATCGCGAGTACAAAGGGAAGCTCGGTGTCGACTTCAGCATTGAACAAGGCCGGCAGGCGACTCGCGCTTGTGCGATCAACTGTCTCGCCGCAATGCTCACGGTCCTGGATTCGCTCGACAAGGTGAAGCAGCTGGTGCACGTAGGGGGCTTCGTGAACAGCGCCCCGGAGTTTCAGGGTCAGGCGGCGGTCATGAACGGTGCGTCCGATGTGCTCGTCCAGGTGTTCGGAGAAATCGGAACCCACACGCGAACCGCGGTCGGAGTCGCCGGCCTGCCTCTAGGCTACGCAGCCTCCGTATACGTGATAGCTGAGGTCGAATAGGTCGACTGCGTCTTTCTTGCTGAGACGGAGTAGGTACTAGGAAGACTCCGCACGAGTGAGAAACACTGGATTGTATCGGTGCGTCTCTTGGAAGAGGCGAAGGCGATGGATAAGGGTGACCAGAGGCCGTCGGCTAGGATCTTGGACTCAGTCAACGGATTCAAAGTGTCGCAGGCGCTCCATGTCGCCTCGACGCTCAGACTCGCCGATCTCTTGAAGGACGGCCCGCGGAGCAGCGATGACCTCGCCGCAGCGACGGGCACGCATCCGGCTTCCTTATACCGGCTGCTGCGAGCGCTGGCCGCCATCGACGTCTTCCTGGAAGACTCGCACCGCCGCTTCGCGCTGACCCCGCTCGGCGAGTGCTTGCGGTCAGATGCGACAGAACCAGTCGCCCCTTGGGCGGTTTTCATCGGTCAGCCGGAATACTGGCAAGCATGGGGGCATCTTCTCGACAGCGTGCGCACCGGTGAACATGCCTTTCGCCATGTCCACGGCATGAACACGTGGGAGTACTATGCGCGCAATCCAGAGGCAGGAGCAGCTTTTGACGGCGCAATGACGAGTCGCTCCCGCCGCCAAGCCAATGCCGTGCTCAACGCCTGCGATTTCAAACGGTTCGCATGCGTGGTCGACGTGGGAGGCGGGCATGGGCTGCTCCTTTCCGCGATCCTGGCCAACCACCCTCCGCTCCGCGGCGTGCTCTTCGACCAGCCGCATGTCGTGGCCGGCTCCGAACCGGTGCTGCGGGCCGCTGGGGTTGCCGATCGTTGCCAGGTCGTTGGGGGAGACTTCTTCGAGTCCGTCCCGCACGGTGGCGACGCCTACGTATTGAAATTTATCCTCCACGACTGGGAGGACGAGCAAGCGACGGTCATTCTGCGGAACTGCCGCCGCGCAATTGCACCGAACGGGAAACTGCTAGTCATCGAGAGCGAGATCAGCCCGCCGAACGAAGGTGCCACGGGCAAGTTCCTCGATCTGACCATGTTGGTGCATACTGGAGGGCGAGAGCGCACGCGCGAAGAGTGGACGGCCCTTTTTGCCACGGCTGGGTTCCGGATGGTAGGTGCGACGCCGACCGAAGCACAGGCGAGCATCATCGAGGGCGTCCCGGTGTAGCAACGAGCAGAGAACATCAGGCGTCGCTGCCGGGGGCGTCCCTTCGCTGCGAGACCGGCTCGATCACTGCTCGCTTCATGACCTAGATAGACCAGGAAGACTCCGCACGAGTGAGAAACACTGGATTGCATCGGTTCATCTCTTGGAAGGGGCGAAGACAATGGATAAGGGTGACCAGAGGCCGTCGGCTGCGTTTCTGGACTTGATCAACGGCTTCCGTGTATCGCAGGCGATCCACGTCGCCGCGACGCTCGGGATCGCCGACCTCTTGAGGGACGGCCCGCGGAGCTCCGATGAGCTGGCGGCGGCGACCGGTACCCACGCGGGCGCGCTGTACCGGTTGCTGCGCACGCTCGCCGGCGTGGGGGTGTTCCGGGAGGACGTGGACCGCCGCTTCGGCCTGACACCGCTCGGCGAGTGCCTGCGGTCCGACGCGCACGAACCACTGGGTCCGTGGGCCGTGCACATTGGTCAGCCGTATGTGTGGCAGGCGTGGGGGCATCTGCTGGAGAGCGTGCGCACCGGGGAGAACGCCTTCCGCCGCGTCCACGGCGTGAGCGTGTGGGACTACTACGCGCGCAATCCAACGGCGGGAGCCATCTTTGACCGCGCCATGACGGGTCACTCCCGTCTCCAGGCCGATGCCGTGCTCAAGGCCTACGACTTCGGGCGATTCGGGTGCGTGCTGGACGTGGGAGGCGGTCATGGGCTGCTCCTTTCCGCGGTCCTGGCCAAGCACCCGTCGCTCCGCGGCGTGCTCTTCGATCAGCCGCATGTCGTCGTGGGGGCCGAACCCGTGCTGCAGGCGGCCGGGGTTGCCGATCGCTGCCAGGTCGTCGGCGGAGATTTCTTCGAGGCGCTGCCCGATGGCAGTGACGCTCACGTGATGAAGTTTATCCTCCACGACTGGGAGGACGCGCAAGCGACGGCCATTCTGCGGACCTGCCGCCGCGCCATTGCGCCGAACGGGAAGCTGCTGGTCATCGATAGCGAAATTAGCCCGCCGAACGAGGGGGCCCTGGGCAAGCTCCGCGACCTGACCATGTTGGTGCATACCGGAGGACGAGAGCGCACGCGCGAAGAGTGGACGGCTCTCTTTGCCGCGGGCGGGTTCCGGCTGGTGCGTGCGACCCCGACCGAGGCGGGCTTGAGCATCATCGAGGGCGTCCCGACGTAGCGGCAAGCTGGGAAGACCGCGCGTCGAGGTGGAGGCGAGGCTCGTGGAATTTGAATCGTTGCCGACGTTGCGTCCGACGATTCTTGGCACGAAGTACGTGGTGGCGTCCGGCCACTACCTGGCCAGCATGGCGGGGGCGAAGATCCTCGAGCGGGGCGGGAACGTCGTCGACGCGGGTGTCGCCGCCGGACTGTGCATCAATGTACTCCAGCCCGATATGACCAACATCGGCGGCGTCGCACCCATCATCCTGCGGCTCGAGGGGATGCCGGAGGTGGTGACGATCAGCGGCCTTGGGCGCTGGCCCAGGCAGCTTACGCTCGAAGACTACCGGCGGCGGGGAGATGATCTTTCCACGGGCATGGGGAGCGCCGTGGTCCCGGCCGCCCTCGATGCCTGGGTGACGGCCCTCGACCGGTACGGGACGATGACCTTCACCGAGGTGGCGATGCCGGCGATCGAACTGGCCGAGGGCGGATTCCCGGTGAACCGGTTCCTGCACGACAACCTTGGCAAGGCGGCTGAAAAGCTCGCGCAGTGGCCGTCCTCGCGAAGCGTCTTCCTCAGCCGCGGGCGAGCCCCCCGGGTGGGTGAGCGGTTGGTCCAGCCGGAACTCGCCCGTACCCTCAGGATTCTCGGAGAGGTGGAAGCCGGAGTACCGGGCCGGCATGCCGGGTTGCGGGCCGTACGGGATCTTTTCTATAAAGGGGACATCGCGAGACAACTGGTGACGTTTTGTGGGCGAATGGGGGGCTTCCTGACTGCCGAGGACCTGGCGCAGTTTCATGTTCAGGACGAGCCGCCGGTGAGGACCGCGTACCGCGGGTACGAGGTGTACGGCTGCGGCCCGTGGTGCCAGGGCCCGGTCGTCCTCCAAGTTTTAAACATTCTCGAAGGATACGATCTGCCGGCTTACCCACACAACTCTGCGGCCGTGCTGCACCGGATCACGG contains:
- a CDS encoding RidA family protein; amino-acid sequence: MGRIDKRLRELGIVVPTMPKPIANYVPAKRVANIVYTAGQVSAAKDREYKGKLGVDFSIEQGRQATRACAINCLAAMLTVLDSLDKVKQLVHVGGFVNSAPEFQGQAAVMNGASDVLVQVFGEIGTHTRTAVGVAGLPLGYAASVYVIAEVE
- a CDS encoding methyltransferase, encoding MDKGDQRPSARILDSVNGFKVSQALHVASTLRLADLLKDGPRSSDDLAAATGTHPASLYRLLRALAAIDVFLEDSHRRFALTPLGECLRSDATEPVAPWAVFIGQPEYWQAWGHLLDSVRTGEHAFRHVHGMNTWEYYARNPEAGAAFDGAMTSRSRRQANAVLNACDFKRFACVVDVGGGHGLLLSAILANHPPLRGVLFDQPHVVAGSEPVLRAAGVADRCQVVGGDFFESVPHGGDAYVLKFILHDWEDEQATVILRNCRRAIAPNGKLLVIESEISPPNEGATGKFLDLTMLVHTGGRERTREEWTALFATAGFRMVGATPTEAQASIIEGVPV
- a CDS encoding methyltransferase, with protein sequence MDKGDQRPSAAFLDLINGFRVSQAIHVAATLGIADLLRDGPRSSDELAAATGTHAGALYRLLRTLAGVGVFREDVDRRFGLTPLGECLRSDAHEPLGPWAVHIGQPYVWQAWGHLLESVRTGENAFRRVHGVSVWDYYARNPTAGAIFDRAMTGHSRLQADAVLKAYDFGRFGCVLDVGGGHGLLLSAVLAKHPSLRGVLFDQPHVVVGAEPVLQAAGVADRCQVVGGDFFEALPDGSDAHVMKFILHDWEDAQATAILRTCRRAIAPNGKLLVIDSEISPPNEGALGKLRDLTMLVHTGGRERTREEWTALFAAGGFRLVRATPTEAGLSIIEGVPT
- a CDS encoding gamma-glutamyltransferase family protein, coding for MEFESLPTLRPTILGTKYVVASGHYLASMAGAKILERGGNVVDAGVAAGLCINVLQPDMTNIGGVAPIILRLEGMPEVVTISGLGRWPRQLTLEDYRRRGDDLSTGMGSAVVPAALDAWVTALDRYGTMTFTEVAMPAIELAEGGFPVNRFLHDNLGKAAEKLAQWPSSRSVFLSRGRAPRVGERLVQPELARTLRILGEVEAGVPGRHAGLRAVRDLFYKGDIARQLVTFCGRMGGFLTAEDLAQFHVQDEPPVRTAYRGYEVYGCGPWCQGPVVLQVLNILEGYDLPAYPHNSAAVLHRITEALKAAFADRHGYYGDPEFTKVPIRGLLSKEYAIDWRRRIDLTRAAPGMPDPGDPWPYEEGRDRSLAAGRVAAVPGAEPADTSYLCVMDSDGNAFSATPSDGVLDTPLVPDLGVIISPRGKQFWLDPDHPSCVAPGKRPRLTPNPGLVLKDGHVAIAYGTPGLDVQPQAMTQFLINLIDYGMDVQEAIEAPRIATYSFPASTHPHPYHPGLLHAESRIPADVREQLARMGHQVEAWPAYIPQAGGLCAIYRNRDERILAGGADPRRVAYGVGW